From a region of the Constantimarinum furrinae genome:
- a CDS encoding quinol:cytochrome C oxidoreductase yields MYTLPNKLKLFATIFMVVGAIGIISGFLTTPSTTAEVKEMMADAHHDEGTAGDHEMMKDEHAGGHDETKASHGVSSDNAHDNEEEHLLHTLHQMQNRPWSALYIASFFFFMIALGTLAFYAIQYAAQAGWSPVLFRVMEGITAYLPIASVILFVLLLLSAFGVNHIFHWMDPELVDVNSDKYDKIIDGKSGYLNVPFFLIRAAIYLIGWNLYRFYSRKYSLRDDDATDNRWFKKNFKMSAVFLVFFIVTESMMSWDWIMSFDPHWFSTLFGWYVFAGMMVCAFTVIAMVTMILKSQGYLEYVNDSHIHDLAKFMFAFSIFWTYLWFSQFMLIWYANIPEEVTYFVTRIEDYKLPFFGMLVMNFVFPVLLLMNSDYKRINWFVVMTGIVILAGHYVDVFNMVMPATVGKSWYIGLPEIGSMLFFFGLFVLVVFTALAKAPLLAKNNPFMKESKHFHY; encoded by the coding sequence ATGTATACGCTACCTAATAAATTGAAACTGTTCGCTACTATTTTTATGGTGGTTGGCGCCATTGGAATCATTTCAGGATTTCTTACCACACCGTCTACTACGGCTGAAGTAAAAGAAATGATGGCCGATGCACATCATGACGAAGGAACTGCCGGAGACCACGAGATGATGAAAGATGAGCACGCCGGAGGTCACGATGAAACCAAAGCGTCGCATGGTGTGAGTAGTGATAATGCCCACGATAATGAGGAAGAACATTTATTGCATACTTTGCATCAAATGCAGAACAGACCATGGTCTGCCCTTTATATCGCATCTTTCTTCTTTTTCATGATCGCTTTAGGAACCCTTGCCTTTTACGCAATACAGTATGCGGCACAGGCCGGTTGGTCACCAGTATTATTTAGAGTGATGGAAGGAATAACGGCCTATCTTCCCATAGCTTCAGTGATCTTATTTGTTCTTTTACTATTGTCTGCTTTTGGAGTAAATCATATTTTTCATTGGATGGATCCCGAATTAGTTGATGTTAACAGTGACAAATACGACAAGATCATTGACGGAAAGAGTGGTTATCTTAATGTACCTTTCTTTCTTATCCGCGCAGCTATTTACCTTATAGGATGGAACCTTTATAGATTCTATTCGCGAAAATATTCACTCCGAGATGACGATGCTACAGATAACCGTTGGTTTAAAAAGAATTTTAAAATGTCGGCGGTATTCCTCGTATTCTTTATAGTAACCGAATCTATGATGTCATGGGATTGGATCATGAGTTTCGATCCTCATTGGTTTAGCACCTTGTTCGGTTGGTATGTATTTGCCGGAATGATGGTGTGCGCATTTACGGTAATCGCCATGGTTACAATGATTTTAAAATCTCAGGGGTATCTGGAATACGTGAACGATAGTCATATTCACGATTTAGCAAAATTCATGTTTGCCTTCAGTATTTTCTGGACCTACTTGTGGTTTTCACAATTCATGCTTATCTGGTATGCAAACATCCCGGAAGAAGTAACCTATTTCGTTACCAGAATAGAAGATTATAAGCTACCATTCTTCGGAATGTTAGTGATGAATTTTGTTTTCCCAGTTCTGTTATTAATGAACAGTGATTATAAGAGAATAAACTGGTTCGTGGTAATGACCGGAATAGTAATATTAGCAGGCCACTATGTCGATGTGTTCAATATGGTTATGCCGGCTACCGTTGGAAAATCATGGTATATTGGATTACCTGAAATAGGATCGATGCTGTTTTTCTTTGGACTGTTTGTTTTGGTAGTGTTCACAGCACTGGCAAAAGCGCCGTTATTGGCGAAAAACAATCCGTTTATGAAGGAAAGTAAGCATTTTCATTATTAA
- a CDS encoding cytochrome c oxidase subunit II → MTAFLVVLVIILFGVAVWQMSKIFQMSQTAQTDTSEIANEKDNNINGWLMLGFVFFIYIILAVCFWKWFDVLLPVAASEHGLEIDQLMLVSMILIFIVGIITQWLLHYFAFKYRGDRPRKALFYADNDKLEFIWTIIPVIVLAGLIIYGLFTWTDIMNINEEDDPMVIELYAYQFDWRARYSGEDNTLGEANVRLIEGVNQLGVDGSDPYAQDDVVVNELHLPVGRKIIFKMRSQDVLHSAYMPHFRAQMNCVPGMITQFSFTPTITTEEMRENEDIVAKVTKINKIRRENSLALAAKGEEPLEEYVFDYILLCNKICGNNHYNMQMKIIVETEEEFNAWMETQKTISETLNQ, encoded by the coding sequence ATGACCGCATTTTTAGTTGTATTAGTAATCATTCTTTTTGGCGTTGCTGTTTGGCAAATGAGCAAAATATTTCAAATGTCTCAAACTGCGCAAACCGATACTTCAGAAATAGCTAACGAAAAGGATAACAACATTAACGGATGGTTAATGCTGGGATTTGTGTTTTTCATTTATATCATTTTGGCAGTGTGCTTCTGGAAATGGTTTGATGTGTTATTGCCGGTGGCAGCATCAGAACACGGTCTGGAGATTGACCAGTTGATGCTGGTTTCGATGATACTTATTTTTATCGTCGGGATCATAACGCAATGGTTGTTACACTATTTTGCCTTTAAATACAGAGGTGACAGACCGAGAAAGGCATTGTTTTACGCCGATAATGATAAACTTGAATTTATCTGGACTATTATTCCTGTAATCGTTCTTGCCGGCCTTATTATCTATGGTTTGTTTACCTGGACCGATATAATGAATATCAATGAGGAAGACGATCCTATGGTTATTGAACTGTATGCGTATCAATTCGATTGGAGAGCGAGATACAGTGGTGAGGATAATACCTTGGGAGAGGCAAATGTTCGATTGATTGAAGGTGTAAATCAACTCGGTGTAGATGGTTCAGATCCGTATGCTCAGGATGATGTAGTCGTAAACGAATTACATTTGCCTGTAGGAAGAAAGATTATTTTTAAAATGCGATCTCAGGACGTATTACACTCAGCCTATATGCCGCATTTCAGGGCTCAAATGAACTGCGTGCCCGGTATGATCACTCAGTTTTCATTTACCCCAACCATCACCACAGAAGAGATGCGTGAAAATGAGGACATTGTCGCTAAGGTAACTAAGATTAATAAAATTAGAAGAGAAAATAGCCTTGCCTTAGCTGCTAAGGGGGAAGAACCTCTGGAAGAATATGTGTTTGACTATATACTTCTTTGTAACAAGATATGTGGAAATAATCACTACAATATGCAGATGAAGATCATAGTAGAAACCGAAGAAGAGTTTAACGCATGGATGGAAACTCAAAAAACCATTTCAGAAACTCTAAATCAATAA
- a CDS encoding cytochrome c oxidase subunit I: protein MSAHAHDHAEDHHDDHGHHHKETFITKYIFSQDHKMISKQYLITGLFMGIIGIAMSILFRMQLAWPEEPFTIFEIFLGKWAEGGVMDPNVYLALVTIHGTIMVFFVLTAGLSGTFSNLLIPLQIGARDMASGFLNMISYWLFFLSSVIMVLSLFVEAGPASAGWTIYPPLSALPQAIPGSGAGMTLWLVSMAVFIASSLLGSLNYIVTVINLRTKGMSMTRLPLTIWAFFVTAIIGVVSFPVLFSAALMLIMDRSFGTSFFLSDIYIAGEVLHNQGGSPVLFEHLFWFLGHPEVYIVILPAMGLVSEIIATSSRKPIFGYRAMVASILAIAFLSTIVWGHHMFVTGMNPFLGSVFTFTTLLIAIPSAVKAFNWITTLWKGNLQMNTAMLFSIGFVSTFISGGLTGIILGDSALDINVHDTYFVVAHFHLVMGISALYGLFAGVYHWFSKMFEGRMLNKNLGYIHFWVTVVGAYGVFFPMHFIGMAGLPRRYYTNTNFPYFDDLTDVNVVITIFAIITAAAQLVFLYNFIHSMFYGKKGPKNPWKSNTLEWTAEVKHIHGNWDGPIPHVYRWAYDYSKLNADETDYVLPGQDYAPQHIPLQENEEEMHH, encoded by the coding sequence ATGTCAGCACACGCACACGACCACGCAGAAGATCACCACGATGATCACGGACATCATCATAAAGAGACCTTTATAACTAAATATATCTTTAGTCAGGATCATAAAATGATCTCCAAGCAGTACCTTATTACAGGGCTGTTCATGGGTATCATTGGTATTGCTATGTCTATTCTTTTCAGAATGCAATTGGCCTGGCCCGAAGAACCCTTTACAATATTTGAGATCTTTCTGGGAAAATGGGCAGAAGGTGGTGTAATGGACCCCAATGTGTATCTGGCCTTGGTTACAATACACGGTACCATTATGGTATTCTTTGTTTTGACCGCCGGATTAAGTGGTACATTCAGTAATTTGTTGATTCCGTTGCAGATAGGAGCCCGTGATATGGCTTCGGGATTCCTCAACATGATCTCCTATTGGTTGTTTTTCCTATCAAGTGTGATCATGGTTTTATCGTTATTTGTAGAGGCAGGACCGGCTTCAGCAGGATGGACTATCTATCCACCACTTAGTGCGCTACCGCAGGCTATACCAGGATCTGGTGCCGGTATGACCCTATGGTTGGTTTCTATGGCAGTCTTTATTGCATCTTCGTTATTGGGATCATTAAACTATATAGTTACCGTAATCAACTTGCGAACTAAGGGTATGTCCATGACGCGACTTCCGTTGACCATCTGGGCGTTTTTTGTGACAGCTATCATTGGGGTTGTTTCCTTCCCTGTATTATTTTCTGCTGCCCTCATGCTTATTATGGATCGTAGTTTTGGAACATCATTTTTCCTTTCAGACATCTATATTGCCGGTGAAGTACTCCATAATCAAGGAGGGTCTCCTGTTTTATTCGAACACTTGTTCTGGTTCCTTGGTCACCCGGAAGTATATATTGTAATCCTCCCGGCGATGGGACTGGTTTCTGAAATTATTGCTACGAGCTCACGAAAACCAATATTTGGTTATCGTGCGATGGTTGCTTCAATACTTGCGATCGCGTTTTTATCTACTATCGTGTGGGGACATCATATGTTCGTTACAGGAATGAATCCGTTCCTTGGTTCGGTGTTTACATTTACAACACTTTTGATCGCAATCCCTTCCGCGGTAAAAGCATTTAACTGGATCACGACACTCTGGAAAGGGAATCTCCAGATGAATACCGCCATGTTGTTCTCTATAGGATTTGTGTCTACTTTTATTTCAGGAGGACTTACGGGAATTATTCTTGGTGATAGTGCATTAGATATAAACGTTCACGATACCTACTTCGTTGTAGCTCACTTTCACTTGGTAATGGGTATTTCAGCGCTGTATGGTTTGTTTGCCGGAGTATATCACTGGTTTTCAAAAATGTTTGAAGGACGGATGCTCAATAAGAATCTGGGCTATATACATTTTTGGGTGACTGTGGTAGGTGCTTATGGAGTTTTCTTCCCTATGCACTTTATTGGAATGGCGGGACTACCTCGACGTTATTACACCAATACCAATTTTCCGTATTTTGACGACCTTACCGATGTAAATGTGGTAATAACAATCTTTGCTATTATTACGGCCGCAGCACAGTTGGTATTCCTTTATAACTTCATCCACTCTATGTTCTACGGAAAGAAAGGACCTAAGAATCCTTGGAAGTCGAATACACTTGAATGGACCGCAGAAGTAAAACACATCCACGGAAACTGGGATGGACCTATACCTCATGTGTATCGATGGGCGTATGATTACAGTAAGCTCAATGCCGATGAGACAGATTATGTCCTTCCGGGGCAGGATTATGCACCACAGCACATTCCGCTTCAGGAAAACGAAGAAGAAATGCATCATTAA
- a CDS encoding MATE family efflux transporter gives MNTVKKIVKHFGAAVSGTEEDYTSGSIRKAIFMLSVPMVLEMMMESIFFLVDAYFVSSLGPRAIATVGLTESVLTLVYAIAIGLSMGVTAIVARRTGEKDRDGAAKTAVQSIILGIALAMMISVVGILFPKEILALMGGEPELIAEGYQYTQILLGGNVTIMLLFIINAIFRGAGDASVAMKVLIISNILNIILDPIFIFGLGPIPAFGVKGAAIATTIGRGSAVIIQLLILFYGWSKIKVGIKDSIIRLGIMMNLIRVSLGGIFQFIIGTSSWVFLMRIMAEFGSEVLAGYTIAIRVLMFTLMPSWGMSNAAATLVGQNLGANRPLRAERSVWKTGKYNAIFMVIVSLGYLFFAEYILKIFSEDPQVIKYGALSLRVIAAGYVFYAYGMVVIQAFNGAGDTRTPTIINFFCFWLFQLPFAYVAALYFNWGVLGVLLAITLAEALIAVIGVFLFKRGAWKTVKV, from the coding sequence ATGAATACCGTTAAAAAGATCGTCAAACATTTTGGAGCAGCGGTATCGGGTACTGAAGAAGATTATACTTCAGGCAGTATTCGAAAGGCTATTTTTATGTTATCGGTTCCTATGGTGCTGGAAATGATGATGGAATCTATCTTTTTTCTTGTAGATGCATACTTCGTTTCAAGTCTTGGACCAAGGGCTATAGCGACTGTAGGTCTTACCGAATCTGTACTGACCTTAGTTTACGCTATTGCCATTGGATTAAGCATGGGAGTGACTGCGATCGTTGCCAGAAGAACAGGGGAAAAGGATAGGGACGGAGCTGCCAAAACAGCGGTGCAGTCTATCATTCTTGGGATTGCACTTGCCATGATGATAAGTGTTGTGGGTATTCTATTTCCAAAGGAAATCCTAGCTCTCATGGGTGGTGAGCCAGAGCTTATTGCTGAAGGTTACCAATACACCCAGATCTTACTTGGGGGTAATGTAACCATTATGTTGCTTTTTATTATAAATGCAATTTTCAGAGGAGCCGGAGATGCATCTGTAGCCATGAAGGTCTTAATAATTTCAAATATCCTGAATATAATTCTTGACCCTATTTTTATTTTCGGTCTCGGACCAATTCCGGCTTTTGGTGTTAAAGGAGCCGCGATTGCTACAACCATTGGCAGGGGATCTGCAGTAATTATTCAACTGCTCATTTTGTTTTACGGTTGGAGTAAGATCAAAGTAGGTATAAAGGATTCTATCATAAGGCTAGGTATAATGATGAACCTCATTAGGGTCTCACTGGGAGGAATCTTCCAGTTTATTATAGGAACCTCGAGTTGGGTTTTTTTAATGCGCATTATGGCCGAATTTGGCAGTGAAGTGTTGGCGGGCTATACCATTGCAATTCGAGTTTTGATGTTCACGCTGATGCCTTCCTGGGGCATGAGTAATGCAGCGGCAACACTTGTGGGTCAGAATCTTGGTGCCAATCGGCCCTTACGCGCAGAACGATCTGTATGGAAGACCGGTAAGTACAATGCAATATTTATGGTTATCGTCTCTTTGGGGTATTTGTTTTTTGCCGAGTATATTCTGAAAATATTCAGTGAAGATCCACAGGTTATTAAATATGGTGCATTGAGTCTTAGGGTGATCGCAGCAGGTTATGTATTCTATGCCTATGGGATGGTAGTCATTCAGGCATTCAATGGGGCGGGTGATACCCGTACGCCAACTATAATTAATTTCTTTTGTTTTTGGTTGTTCCAACTTCCATTTGCCTATGTTGCTGCTTTGTACTTTAATTGGGGTGTTTTAGGGGTGCTACTGGCTATAACACTGGCCGAAGCCCTTATCGCCGTGATCGGGGTGTTCCTGTTTAAAAGAGGAGCCTGGAAAACCGTTAAAGTATAG
- a CDS encoding peroxiredoxin-like family protein — translation MIKPNALCPDLKLPLVEGGDWELKDQNPEHFTMMIFYRGLHCPVCKKYLEALEKKLSDFKDRGVDVVAISMDTEKRAKISTEKWDIKNVPVAYSMTEAIARDWGLYISKAIKDEEPEVFSEPALFLVRPDKTLYSASIQTMPFARPQFDDLLKSIDFINEKNYPARGGK, via the coding sequence ATGATAAAGCCAAATGCACTCTGTCCAGATCTGAAATTACCGTTAGTAGAAGGAGGGGATTGGGAGTTAAAGGACCAAAACCCGGAACATTTTACAATGATGATTTTTTACCGTGGATTACACTGTCCCGTATGTAAAAAATATCTTGAAGCACTCGAAAAGAAGTTAAGCGACTTTAAAGACCGGGGAGTTGATGTAGTTGCTATTAGCATGGATACTGAAAAAAGAGCTAAAATTTCAACTGAAAAATGGGATATAAAGAATGTTCCCGTCGCTTACAGTATGACCGAAGCAATAGCCAGGGATTGGGGTTTGTATATTTCAAAAGCGATAAAAGATGAGGAACCCGAGGTGTTTTCTGAACCTGCCTTGTTTCTGGTAAGACCCGATAAAACGCTGTATAGTGCATCTATTCAAACCATGCCGTTTGCCCGACCTCAGTTTGATGATCTACTGAAATCTATCGATTTTATAAACGAAAAGAATTATCCTGCCCGAGGAGGTAAATAA
- the ruvB gene encoding Holliday junction branch migration DNA helicase RuvB, which produces MNENLDPTDENLSPIDLDIEKKLRPLTFDDFTGQDQALENLQIFVQAANLRDEALDHTLFHGPPGLGKTTLAHILANELSVGIKVTSGPVLDKPGDLAGLLTNLDERDVLFIDEIHRLSPIVEEYLYSAMEDYKIDIMIETGPNARSVQINLNPFTLIGATTRSGLLTAPMRARFGISSRLQYYTTELLTTIIQRSAGILKMPISMEAAIEIAGRSRGTPRIANALLRRVRDFAQIKGDGNIDIKIARIALEALHVDAHGLDEMDNKILTTLIDKFKGGPVGITTLATAVSESSETIEEVYEPFLIQQGFIIRTPRGREVTEAAYKHLGKSKGPSQGGLF; this is translated from the coding sequence ATGAACGAAAATCTTGACCCAACCGACGAAAATCTGAGTCCGATCGATCTCGACATAGAGAAGAAATTGCGACCCCTTACATTCGACGACTTTACAGGGCAGGATCAGGCACTGGAAAATCTTCAGATCTTTGTTCAGGCGGCAAATCTAAGAGATGAAGCACTGGATCATACCTTGTTTCACGGTCCCCCGGGCTTAGGAAAAACCACCTTGGCCCATATACTCGCCAATGAACTTTCGGTAGGGATAAAAGTAACCTCCGGACCCGTACTCGACAAACCTGGAGATCTGGCTGGATTATTAACTAATCTCGATGAAAGGGATGTATTATTTATCGATGAAATTCACAGATTAAGTCCTATCGTTGAAGAATACCTGTATTCGGCTATGGAAGATTATAAGATCGATATAATGATCGAAACCGGGCCCAATGCACGTTCTGTTCAGATCAATCTAAACCCGTTTACTCTAATCGGTGCTACTACCCGTTCGGGGCTGTTAACGGCTCCAATGCGAGCGCGATTCGGAATATCTTCAAGACTTCAGTATTATACTACCGAACTACTCACCACGATAATTCAACGTAGCGCAGGAATTTTAAAAATGCCCATTTCAATGGAAGCCGCTATTGAGATCGCAGGAAGAAGTAGAGGGACGCCACGAATTGCCAATGCGCTATTGCGCAGGGTAAGAGATTTTGCTCAAATAAAAGGAGACGGGAATATCGATATAAAAATTGCCAGAATTGCACTGGAAGCTCTACATGTGGACGCACACGGTCTTGATGAAATGGACAATAAAATATTAACTACCTTAATAGATAAATTCAAAGGTGGACCGGTAGGGATTACGACGCTGGCAACTGCAGTTTCGGAAAGTAGCGAAACCATTGAGGAAGTTTACGAGCCGTTCTTAATTCAGCAGGGCTTTATTATAAGAACACCCCGGGGTCGCGAAGTAACTGAAGCGGCCTATAAGCATCTTGGGAAAAGTAAGGGTCCTTCTCAAGGCGGACTTTTTTAA
- a CDS encoding cytochrome P450: MPKHKTYNYPRSLPLLKFFLNAEAIRKNPLPFHRKFFNSYGDTFSVNLGNGKRILLSRDKEVVQYILQKNHKNYFKSTIQTKYLSKYLGNGLLTANGDYWLQQRRLIQPAFHRKKMESLIALIQETIEEELFELPTKKEVDVFNVMNELAFNVVANALFNVSVSGETLKRLQKIIQEIQLFLVKEIRLPHKGWWFHVSGQVKRHKQLAQESREIIQKIIEKRKESNETHEDLLDMLLATRYEDTGEPMTTEQLIDEISILFVAGHETTANALTFTIFLLAKHPSECQKVYEEILKVTAKTSNLTEQIKIMEYTRAVIDESMRLYPPAWITDRENLEDDIIKDFHIRKNTLVGVSFYELHRHPEYWESPNAFKPERFIGEQKKLTNDCYYPFGAGPRMCIGMSFAVYEMVLATAYIVKNYRLKTNKVDIKLNPLITLKPIGVTATFDKRNN; encoded by the coding sequence ATGCCAAAGCACAAAACATATAATTACCCCAGATCACTTCCATTGCTCAAATTTTTTTTGAATGCCGAAGCCATCAGGAAAAATCCGCTCCCATTTCACAGAAAATTCTTCAATAGCTATGGGGATACCTTTTCGGTGAACCTGGGTAACGGTAAACGAATATTATTGTCCCGGGATAAAGAGGTGGTGCAATACATACTTCAGAAAAACCATAAGAATTATTTTAAATCTACGATTCAGACAAAATATCTTTCGAAGTATCTGGGCAATGGATTGCTTACAGCGAATGGTGATTACTGGCTTCAGCAGCGACGCCTTATTCAACCTGCTTTTCACCGAAAGAAAATGGAGTCGCTAATAGCTCTCATTCAGGAGACCATAGAAGAGGAACTTTTTGAATTGCCAACAAAGAAAGAAGTTGATGTTTTTAATGTGATGAATGAATTAGCATTTAATGTAGTGGCAAATGCACTCTTCAATGTATCGGTTTCTGGAGAAACCCTAAAACGACTTCAGAAGATCATTCAGGAAATACAGCTATTTTTAGTGAAAGAGATCAGGCTTCCGCATAAAGGATGGTGGTTTCATGTGAGTGGACAAGTTAAGAGGCATAAACAACTTGCTCAGGAATCCAGGGAAATTATTCAGAAGATCATCGAAAAACGTAAGGAATCTAACGAAACTCATGAGGATCTTTTGGATATGCTTCTGGCCACGCGATATGAAGATACCGGGGAGCCTATGACCACCGAGCAACTCATAGATGAAATTTCGATTCTATTCGTCGCAGGGCATGAGACCACCGCCAATGCGCTCACCTTTACCATATTTTTGCTGGCAAAACACCCCAGTGAATGTCAAAAAGTTTACGAAGAAATACTGAAAGTTACTGCGAAAACCTCAAATCTCACAGAGCAAATTAAAATCATGGAATATACCAGAGCGGTGATAGACGAATCCATGCGTCTGTATCCACCCGCCTGGATCACAGATCGCGAGAATCTTGAAGACGATATTATTAAAGATTTTCATATTCGGAAAAATACTCTGGTGGGTGTTTCCTTTTATGAGTTACATCGTCATCCCGAATATTGGGAATCACCCAATGCGTTTAAACCCGAACGTTTTATTGGGGAACAAAAGAAACTCACCAATGACTGCTATTATCCTTTTGGTGCCGGCCCCCGCATGTGTATTGGTATGAGTTTCGCCGTTTATGAGATGGTTTTGGCAACGGCCTATATCGTGAAGAATTACAGGCTTAAAACCAATAAGGTTGATATAAAACTCAACCCATTGATCACTTTAAAGCCGATTGGAGTTACAGCTACTTTTGACAAAAGGAATAATTAA
- the queG gene encoding tRNA epoxyqueuosine(34) reductase QueG: protein MDHRNKNTQLIKTEAKRLGFMSCGISKAGFLEEEAPRLEKWLNNNMHGEMGYMENYFDKRLDPTKLVPGSKSVISLLLNYYPEKTQDPGTYKLSKYAYGTDYHFVIKDKLKQLLFFINSEIGDVHGRAFVDSAPVLDKAWAAKSGLGWMGKHTNLLTKQLGSFYFIAELILDLELEYDTPVTDHCGSCTACIDACPTEAIVEPYKVDGSKCISYFTIELKNEIPTSFKGEYDDWVFGCDVCQDVCPWNRFSKSHREPLFDPNPKLLNMSKKDWEEITKDVFNELFKKSAVKRTKYEGLKRNINFLKD from the coding sequence GTGGACCACAGAAATAAAAATACACAGCTCATTAAGACCGAGGCCAAGCGCCTGGGTTTTATGTCTTGTGGGATTAGTAAGGCCGGATTTCTTGAAGAGGAAGCACCGCGTCTGGAAAAGTGGTTGAATAACAACATGCATGGCGAAATGGGATATATGGAAAATTATTTCGATAAGCGTTTGGATCCCACCAAACTGGTTCCCGGTTCTAAAAGTGTTATTTCATTGTTGCTCAATTACTATCCTGAAAAAACGCAGGATCCCGGAACTTATAAGCTCTCGAAATACGCGTACGGAACCGATTATCACTTCGTGATCAAGGATAAACTGAAACAGTTACTTTTCTTTATTAACAGTGAAATTGGCGATGTACACGGTAGAGCTTTTGTCGACTCTGCTCCGGTCCTAGACAAAGCTTGGGCGGCGAAAAGTGGATTGGGCTGGATGGGTAAGCATACGAATTTGCTTACCAAACAACTGGGTTCATTTTATTTTATTGCTGAATTAATATTGGATCTTGAACTCGAATACGATACTCCGGTTACCGATCATTGCGGTTCTTGTACAGCCTGTATTGATGCCTGCCCAACTGAAGCAATAGTAGAACCCTATAAGGTAGATGGCAGTAAATGTATTTCTTATTTTACCATCGAACTTAAAAATGAGATTCCAACTTCCTTTAAAGGGGAGTACGATGATTGGGTGTTTGGCTGTGATGTTTGTCAGGACGTTTGTCCGTGGAATCGTTTTTCTAAATCTCATAGGGAACCCCTGTTCGATCCTAATCCCAAACTCTTAAACATGAGTAAAAAGGATTGGGAGGAGATTACTAAAGATGTTTTTAATGAACTTTTTAAAAAAAGTGCGGTAAAGAGAACCAAATACGAAGGTTTAAAACGCAATATTAACTTCCTGAAAGATTAA